Proteins from a single region of Chitinibacter bivalviorum:
- a CDS encoding tetratricopeptide repeat protein, which translates to MMGHYNLRDEITQTLDIAKTMIHPHPEEAIRLAGLAADRALTLDHTEEETAAWLVKLLAFRARPSTALADIEEAAQMTIQLAQNNLQHDIWVDAVNCYADILYGIGQYDAAMDYWLQLLEAGIDNDWPLAKGQAYLGIGKLFWTFEDPQACLEHSHKAQKELDKVDLIVPKVCLTINLAAYAYQRRQYFLSHQYLDQAEEMLKDVAFCEYEPEIYYYRGYLRRAEGNIDAACEQLKRALLLNAHSSNTWGKSVTMIGLGEVYLDMAEPYKAQYFMQKALETAQATPNHFRYLVMQAHEGLAKCYNATGQTEQEFNHWSLHFDMADELINSHMNHRLASFKRHSLQLRVHELESSIA; encoded by the coding sequence ATGATGGGCCACTACAATTTACGCGACGAGATCACACAAACCCTGGATATTGCCAAAACGATGATCCATCCACACCCAGAGGAAGCCATTCGGCTGGCTGGCTTAGCAGCAGATCGCGCTTTAACTTTGGATCACACAGAGGAAGAAACCGCCGCGTGGCTAGTCAAGCTACTTGCCTTTCGCGCACGCCCATCGACGGCGCTAGCTGATATTGAAGAAGCGGCGCAAATGACAATTCAATTAGCGCAAAACAACTTACAACACGATATTTGGGTCGATGCGGTCAATTGCTATGCTGATATTTTGTATGGCATTGGGCAATATGATGCCGCGATGGATTACTGGCTGCAATTATTGGAAGCGGGCATCGACAACGACTGGCCCCTCGCCAAAGGCCAAGCTTATCTGGGTATTGGTAAATTATTCTGGACCTTTGAAGACCCACAAGCTTGTTTGGAACATTCACATAAAGCGCAAAAAGAGCTCGATAAGGTCGACCTGATTGTCCCCAAAGTGTGTCTGACGATTAATCTGGCAGCTTACGCCTATCAGCGCCGCCAATACTTCCTATCTCACCAATATCTCGACCAAGCCGAGGAGATGCTCAAAGATGTCGCATTTTGCGAATATGAGCCAGAGATTTATTACTACCGCGGCTATCTACGCCGTGCCGAAGGCAATATTGACGCAGCCTGCGAACAACTGAAGCGCGCGCTGTTATTAAATGCCCACAGCAGCAATACTTGGGGCAAATCAGTCACCATGATCGGCCTGGGCGAAGTGTATCTCGACATGGCTGAGCCGTATAAAGCGCAATATTTCATGCAAAAGGCGCTTGAAACGGCACAAGCAACACCGAATCATTTCCGCTATTTGGTGATGCAAGCACACGAAGGATTGGCAAAATGCTACAACGCAACCGGCCAAACCGAGCAGGAATTTAACCATTGGTCGCTGCATTTCGATATGGCCGATGAACTGATCAATAGCCATATGAATCACCGT
- a CDS encoding YfhL family 4Fe-4S dicluster ferredoxin, whose amino-acid sequence MALMITDECINCDVCEPECPNSAISQGEEIYVIDPNLCTECVGHYDEPQCQQVCPVDCIPLDPEHKESKEELQQKYLIISGNA is encoded by the coding sequence ATGGCACTGATGATTACTGACGAATGCATCAATTGCGATGTATGCGAACCAGAATGTCCAAATAGCGCGATTTCTCAAGGCGAAGAAATCTATGTGATCGACCCTAACCTCTGCACCGAATGCGTTGGTCACTATGACGAACCTCAGTGCCAGCAGGTGTGCCCGGTTGACTGTATTCCGCTCGACCCAGAGCACAAAGAAAGCAAAGAAGAATTACAACAGAAATATTTGATTATTTCAGGCAACGCTTAA